A window from Kwoniella pini CBS 10737 chromosome 1, complete sequence encodes these proteins:
- a CDS encoding DNA polymerase epsilon catalytic subunit A, whose product MSFRGSFRGRGKGGNGSNTRFTGKKRSNRGGGVAYGIDRPAPKREDDGTAIAEKFEEIKVQDEIDEKLGFWRFESSRADGEKKIGWLVNMHQTLVQSSTIAGGLAAVDFYFIQDDGGMFKATIPYEPYFYVTCRAGTETMVEEWLLKRFEGVLVRVEREKKWDLSLPNHLLSAPPIFLKLFFHNTSDLHSIRREILPLAEANSAKFTAVDAYADVVGAENAMNGHGDDQGEKAWGAEDESRKRRDREPSECIIDIREHDINYYLRVAIDLDVRVGLWYNVISHTGVISLERITSLVKRAEPVVMAYDIETTKQPLKFPDQQTDQIMMISYMIDGQGYLITNREIVSEDIDDFEYTPKEEYPGDFTIFNEPDEPAVIRRWFEHIRDSKPTVMVTYNGDSFDFPFVDVRAKIHGISMYNEIGFKPDIEDEYKCRGIIHMDCFRWVKRDSYLPQGSQGLKAVTKAKLGYNPTELDPELMTPYAIEQPHSLAQYSVSDAVATYYLYMKYVHPFVFSLCNIIPLNPDEVLRKGSGTLCETLLMVEAYQAHIIMPNRHEDPHGMTYEGHLLASETYVGGHVEALEAGVFRSDIPTHFKMEPSACQQLIDDLDAALKFSLIEEGNIKLEDVDNYDEVKDQIQTALELMRDNPNRMDKPLIYHLDVAAMYPNIMLSNRLQPDSMKDEAACAVCDYNRPDKTCDRRLEWAWRGEYFPAKRDEVNMVRYALEQEMFPPKHPNGPKRRFIDLPQGDQSALIHKRLGDYSRKVYRKTHETKIITKTSIICQRENSFYIDTVRAFRDRRYEYKGLHKTWKKNLDKAIDEGGAVSAVDEAKKMIVLYDSLQLAHKCILNSFYGYVMRKGARWYSMEMAGITCLTGASIIQMARQLVEQIGRPLELDTDGIWCMLPGVFPEDFKFKLKNGKSFGVSYPCTMLNHLVHAQFTNDQYHELVDKESGKYEVRKENSIFFELDGPYKAMILPSSKEEDKLLKKRYAVFNPDGSLAELKGFEVKRRGELQLIKIFQSQIFDKFLLGTTTEECYAAVAEVADQWLDILQSKAASLDDDELVELIAENRSMSKTLAEYGTQKSTSISTARRLAEFLGEQMVKDKGLSCKFIISAKPNGAPVTERAIPVAIFTAEEPVKRHFLKKWLKDNSLTDFDLRTILDWAYYTERLGSVIQKLITIPAALQKVANPVPRIRHPDWLFKRVAAKEDKFQQHKLTDMFARMRTEIRPTNGNGDIEDMGKNKTGPKMAVVKKKKIVREKTPESVPDPNEDYSSYIRVMKSQWRKQRIERARARKQRPRQDGTVSSMLQTRTINLASRQWDVIQIATTNRPGEFKLWLAIDGTFQSVRLRIPREFYLNFKTLPVEGTFSDRYETTSVARVLPRGQAARHLFRLLVDEALYVEGESHFSSMINNPNVDGAYELQVPLVVRALLHFGTSCTLKTTSLGGLNRGLDKGFDLSELERPGMSVLRHKYLDEGKNIKYHFLYHATFNSRHLIALFSLGQPVRTYVVDASRAPERLPNPSRWYTERLEKAPKGIFNYEEAIEFVTNYYKTELSALKQLSRDLQSIRHGLNVITLCSPFEHSYYQVVSPVFSEFPFITFKGLDEKPSLGWLVQTSRRMINQYLKLSSWIKDQIEIAAHYDVPIGNLGQDAPIFLADIEFARRLKQQDMVLWWSASSRPDLGGSEEDANLSEELVTPRMSTKGCYSSVVLEMEIADLAINAVLQSALVNEMEGSGAGSLAFDSASHNLDEYAKGTANTSVMLGDAVLSTQTFGVLKSMVRSWFLEKARAHVKGIYSTPADLVVDQFWRWISSSSSNMFEPALQRFLHGLMRKTFLQLLAELKRLGTQVVYADFNRIFLLTTKPDAGSAYAFAKYLVTAANSQELFRHLVIDVTQFWNYLAWMDIANFGGVKVSPEIASSRNPPASRFEISMDWNIQSFLPGILQPFFERNVADFIFKLYGAKRSSHDEREPLKVIHNLNIDLPGENTSTINPAKEKEFAMGKKSISHDLTKKLLKDIMSVKKLQIQSHTDEIAAESLLFPSLPGSRFDLYSKTIRLNPVLELTKSILEVFGLDKEHMIEIQILKKNLLDLIGIKEFSSESIFHNPCAASTNDDLKINLIICKKCNSLRDIDLCRDPDRLPSWDNDNKEMLSPPRKNWVCHKCDSEYDKFQIEQPLIENISKMITSYQTQDVICMKCSSSKSDNLASTCHCGGSFKSSLNKNEMKLRLRMIKSVAIYHELPLVGSYVEEVLSRW is encoded by the exons GATATTCCTCAAGCTTTTCTTCCACAATACATCCGATCTCCATTCTATACGGCGAGAGATATTACCGCTAGCGGAAGCCAATTCGGCAAAATTTACAGCTGTAGATGCCTATGCCGATGTCGTCGGTGCAGAAAACGCTATGAATGGCCATGGAGACGATCAAGGAGAGAAAGCTTGGGGTGCAGAAGACGAGAGTCGGAAAAGGCGTGATAGAGAACCTTCAGAATGTATAATAGACATAAGGGAGCACgatataaattattatctgCGAGTGGCCATCGACCTTG ACGTACGAGTCGGTTTGTGGTACAATGTAATTTCTCATACAGGTGTAATTAGCCTTGAAAGAATAACATCTTTAGTGAAGAGAGCCGAACCGGTAGTGATGGCTTACGATATTGAAACGACAAAACAACCGCTAAAATTCCCAGATCAACAAACGGATcagataatgatgatatcatATATGATAGATGGTCAAGGATATCTGATAACGAACCGTGAAATTGTTTCGGAGGATATAGATGATTTCGAGTATACACCTAAAGAGGAATATCCTGGAGATTTCACTATTTTCAATGAACCAGATGAG CCCGCGGTGATACGGCGTTGGTTTGAACATATAAGAGATTCAAAACCGACTGTCATGGTCACTTATAATGGTGATAGTTTCGATTTTCCCTTTGTTGACGTCCGAGCCAAGATACATGGAATAAGCATGTATAACGAGATTGGTTTCAAACCGGATATAGAAGACGAATATAAATGCAGAGGTATCATACATATGGATTGTTTCAG ATGGGTGAAACGAGATTCGTATTTGCCACAAGGAAGTCAAGGTCTCAAAGCTGTAACGAAGGCGAAATTGGGATATAATCCAACAGAACTAGATCCAGAACTTATGACACC ATATGCGATAGAGCAACCCCACAGTCTTGCCCAGTATTCCGTATCCGATGCGGTCGCAACTTATTACCTGTATATGAAATATGTTCACCCATTCGTGTTCTCCCTATGTAACATCATCCCCTTGAACCCGGACGAAGTGTTAAGAAAAGGTTCAGGTACTCTTTGTGAGACCCTGTTGATG GTTGAAGCATATCAAGCACATATCATCATGCCTAATAGACACGAAGATCCTCACGGCATGACATACGAAGGGCATTTGCTGGCGTCGGAAACGTACGTCGGTGGTCATGTGGAAGCATTGGAAGCTGGTGTTTTCAGAAGTGATATACCGACACATTTCAAAATGGAGCCGAGTGCTTGTCAGCAG CTCATCGATGATTTGGATGCGGCACTGAAATTCTCATTgatagaagaaggaaatatCAAGCTGGAAGATGTAGACAACTATGATGAAGTCAAAGACCAAATACAAACAGCCCTCGAACTCATGCGAGATAATCCCAACCGGATGGACAAACCCCTCATCTACCACTTGGATGTAGCCGCGATGTATCCCAACATCATGTTGTCGAATCGTTTACAGCCAGATTCGATGAAAGACGAGGCAGCGTGTGCCGTATGCGACTACAACAGGCCTGATAAGACGTGTGATCGAAGATTGGAGTGGGCATGGCGAGGAGAATACTTTCCGGCGAAGAGAGACGAAGTGAATATGGTCAGGTATGCACTGGAACAAGAGATGTTCCCACCAAAACATCCCAATGGACCAAAAAGGCGATTTATAGACCTTCCTCAAGGGGACCAATCCGCTTTGATACATAAAAGGCTGGGCGATTACTCTAGAAAGGTATACAGAAAGACTCACGAAACCAAAATTATCACCAAGACTTCTATCATCTGTCAAAGGGAAAATTCCTTCTATATCGACACTGTACGGGCGTTCCGGGATCGACGATACGAGTATAAAGGACTACACAAAAcgtggaagaagaatctaGACAAGGCTATTGATGAAGGCGGTGCTGTCAGTGCTGTAGATGAAGCCAAGAAGATGATCGTGCTTTACGACTCCTTACAATTGGCGCATAAGTGTATCTTGAACTCGTTCTACGGATACGTGATGAGAAAGGGAGCCCGGTGGTACTCAATGGAGATGGCCGGTATCACATGTCTCACGGGAGCGTCAATCATCCAAATGGCTCGTCAACTTGTTGAACAGATCGGTAGACCGTTAGAACTGGATACAGATGGTATTTGGTGTATGCTTCCCGGTGTTTTCCCTGAAGAtttcaagttcaaattgaagaatggaaagtCGTTCGGTGTCTCCTACCCCTGTACTATGTTAAATCATCTTGTCCACGCCCAATTTACCAACGACCAATATCATGAATTGGTAGATAAGGAGAGTGGGAAGTATGAGGTCAGAAAGGAGAACAGTATTTTCTTCGAGTTGGATGGTCCATACAAAGCGATGATTTTACCTTCCTCCAAGGAAGAAGACAAACTATTGAAAAAACGATATGCGGTATTCAACCCTGATGGATCTTTGGCCGAATTGAAGGGTTTCGAAGTGAAACGTAGAGGTGAATTACAACTGATCAAGATTTTCCAATCTCAAATATTCGATAAATTTTTGCTTGGTACGACCACCGAAGAATGTTATGCGGCTGTAGCTGAAGTGGCAGATCAATGGCTTGATATTCTGCAATCCAAAGCTGCTTCACTAGATGACGATGAACTGGTAGAGCTTATTGCGGAGAATCGAAGTATGTCAAAGACCTTAGCTGAATACGGTACTCAAAAGTCCACCTCGATCAGCACGGCTAGACGATTAGCGGAATTCTTAGGTGAACAAATGGTGAAAGATAAAGGTCTTTCATgtaaattcatcatatccGCTAAACCGAATGGAGCACCTGTAACCGAACGTGCTATACCTGTTGCTATCTTCACAGCTGAAGAACCAGTCAAGCGACATTTCTTGAAGAAATGGTTGAAAGATAATAGTCTGACAGATTTCGACCTTCGAACTATCTTAGATTGGGCTTATTATACTGAAAGATTAGGTTCAGTGATTCAGAAGCTCATCACCATTCCTGCTGCATTACAAAAAGTCGCCAACCCCGTACCTAGAATTCGCCACCCAGACTGGCTGTTCAAACGAGTTGCagcaaaagaagataaattccAACAACATAAACTCACTGATATGTTCGCTAGAATGAGAACTGAAATTAGGCCTACCAACGGCAACGGGGATATAGAAGATATGggtaaaaataaaactGGACCGAAGATGGCTGTggtcaagaagaagaagattgtcAGAGAGAAGACACCCGAGTCAGTGCCCGATCCTAACGAAGATTACTCGTCATATATCAGAGTGATGAAATCTCAGTGGCGAAAGCAACGAATCGAGCGTGCAAGGGCAAGAAAACAGAGGCCAAGGCAAGATGGAACTGTTTCATCAATGTTACAAACGAGAACCATCAATCTTGCTTCGAGACAATGGGACGTGATCCAGATTGCAACAACCAATCGACCTGgagaattcaaattatgGTTGGCCATCGATGGAACTTTTCAGTCTGTTCGACTTCGGATACCAAGAGAATTCTACTTGAATTTCAAAACATTGCCCGTAGAAGGCACTTTCTCCGATCGATACGAAACAACTTCTGTAGCTCGAGTGTTACCTCGTGGTCAAGCTGCAAGACACCTTTTCAGGCTGTTGGTTGACGAAGCTTTAtatgttgaaggtgaatcgCATTTCTCAAGTATGATCAATAATCCAAACGTGGATGGTGCGTACGAATTGCAAGTTCCGCTCGTGGTCCGAGCATTACTTCATTTCGGTACTAGCTGTACGCTTAAAACCACCTCCTTGGGAGGGTTGAATAGAGGTCTGGATAAAGGATTCGACCTTTCGGAACTTGAAAGACCAGGTATGAGTGTGCTTCGACACAAATATCTGGACGAAGGAAAGAAcatcaaatatcatttcttgTATCACGCCACGTTCAACTCTCGACATCTCATTGCCTTATTCTCTCTTGGTCAACCTGTCAGAACCTATGTAGTCGACGCTTCAAGGGCTCCTGAAAGATTACCTAACCCGTCGAGGTGGTATACCGAGCGACTTGAGAAAGCCCCTAAAGGGATATTCAATTACGAGGAAGCAATTGAGTTCGTCACTAATTATTATAAAACTGAGCTATCAGCCTTGAAACAATTGTCGAGAGATCTTCAAAGTATTCGACATGGGTTGAACGTCATTACGCTCTGTTCACCATTCGAACATTCTTATTACCAGGTAGTCTCACCAGTCTTTTCTGAATTCCCGTTCATCACATTCAAAGGCTTGGACGAGAAACCAAGTTTAGGGTGGTTGGTACAAACTTCTCGAAGGATGATCAACCAATACctcaaattatcaagttGGATCAAAGACCAAATTGAGATCGCAGCTCATTACGATGTACCGATCGGAAATTTGGGTCAAGATGCGCCTATCTTCTTGGCAGACATCGAATTCGCGCGAAGACTGAAACAACAGGATATGGTTCTTTGGTGGTCTGCCTCTTCTCGACCTGATTTAGGTGgttctgaagaagatgccAACCTGAGTGAAGAACTTGTGACCCCAAGAATGTCAACGAAAGGCTGTTATTCCTCAGTGGTGTTGGAGATGGAAATTGCAGATCTAGCAATCAATGCTGTGCTTCAGTCTGCCTTGGTCAATGAAATGGAGGGTTCAGGTGCAGGATCGTTAGCCTTCGATTCAGCCTCGCATAATTTGGACGAGTACGCCAAAGGAACTGCCAATACCTCAGTCATGCTGGGCGACGCTGTCTTATCCACTCAAACTTTCGGTGTGCTCAAATCTATGGTCCGATCATGGTTCTTGGAAAAAGCCCGAGCGCATGTCAAAGGTATTTATTCCACCCCTGCGGATTTAGTAGTAGACCAATTTTGGAGGTGGATCAGTTCGTCATCTAGTAATATGTTCGAACCTGCCCTTCAACGGTTCTTACATGGGCTCATGCGGAAGACGTTCCTCCAACTATTAGCCGAATTAAAGAGATTAGGCACTCAAGTGGTATATGCGGATTTCAATCGAATCTTCCTCCTTACTACTAAGCCTGATGCTGGAAGCGCGTACGCTTTTGCGAAATATCTAGTGACCGCTGCGAACTCTCAAGAACTATTCAGACATTTAGTCATTGACGTTACTCAGTTCTGGAATTATTTGGCATGGATGGACATAGCGAATTTTGGCGGAGTCAAAGTTTCACCTGAGATTGCTTCCTCACGAAATCCACCTGCGTCAAGATTTGAGATTTCAATGGACTGGAATATCCAATCTTTCTTACCGGGTATACTTCAACCCTTTTTCGAAAGGAATGTTGCggatttcatcttcaaactGTACGGTGCTAAACGATCTTCCCATGATGAAAGGGAACCTTTGAAGGTTATACATAATCTTAATATCGATTTACCTGGAGAGAATACATCAACTATCAATCCTgcaaaagagaaagaattcGCGATGGGTAAAAAATCTATTTCTCATGATTTGACTAAAAAGTTattaaaagatataatGTCGGTCaaaaaattacaaattcaatctcataCAGATGAAATAGCTGCTGAATCTTTACTTTTCCCTTCATTACCTGGATcaagatttgatttatattcaaaaacaattagaCTTAATCCAGTTTTAGAATTAactaaatcaattcttgAAGTTTTTGGTTTAGATAAAGAACAtatgattgaaattcaaattttaaagaaaaatttattagatttaattggaattaaagaattttcttcagaatcaatttttcatAATCCATGTGCAGCTTcaacaaatgatgatttgaagataaatttgataatttgtaAAAAATGTAATTCTTTAAgagatattgatttatgtAGAGATCCAGATAGATTACCAAGTTGggataatgataataaagaaatgTTATCACCACCTAGAAAAAATTGGGTTTGTcat AAATGTGATTCtgaatatgataaatttcaaattgaacaacctttaattgaaaatatatcTAAAATGATTACTTCTTATCAAACTCAAGAT GTCATTTGTATGAaatgttcatcttcaaaatctgaTAATTTAGCTTCAACATGTCATTGTGGAGgatcatttaaatcttctttaaataagaatgaaatgaaattaagaTTAAGAATGATTAAAAGTG TTGCGATATATCATGAATTACCATTGGTCGGTAGTTatgtagaagaagtattaAGTAGATGGTAA